In Mesotoga sp. BH458_6_3_2_1, the DNA window TATGGTTCTCATAAATATATGGTAAGGGTTTTCCGATTACTTCCGATTCTTTCCAGCCGAAAATCTTCTCGGCTGCCTCGTTCCATCCCGTTACGTTGTAATTCAGATCGATTGTGACTATAGCAATCGGTGAAGTTTTCACTATCGTCGCCAGTCTCTCGCTCATTACAACGAGCTCTTTCTCGGCCGCCTTTCCTCTCTGCCTCGCAATCTGGTCGGTAATTGCCCATCCGACGACCATTGTCGCCAAAGGATAGATAATCATTACAGGCAGGGCAGTTATCGAGAAGAAAGTTTCTCTGCTATGCTGAGGCAGGAAAAGCATACAGATCAACATAAAACTGTGAACAACGACTCCAAGAAGGTACAGTTCCAGAAGAGAATGATCTCCGATCTTCTTCTTGACTACGTATCTCCAGAAAAGTCCCACAGAAACCGAACTGATGATCGTGCCAATTCCAGGAAGGGCGCCTTCGCCACCCATTAACAGACGCAGAACAATTGCCATAGAGGCCGCGATTGCAGAAGGTAAAAAGCCGAAAAAGAGCCCAATGAGACCCAGGACGACAGTTCTCGTGTCGAACACTACCCCGGGCGAAAGCTGCCAGGAGTTCATCATAACGGCCACCGTTACTAAACCCAGAAGAAGGCCGGAGATGATCTGCCTGGAAGCCAGTCGGCTCGGAATTGATTTGGTATAGAAGACGCTGTACAAGACAACCAGAGTGATGAGCAACGCCGCATTGTTCATCAGAGCGGTTAACGCTTCTCTTCCCATCTAATTCCCTCCAGAAGGAGTCGCTTCAAGTAGCCCCTAAATTAGTATAGCCTTTTGGCATTTCAAATAGTTCGATCTGAGAAAGTATATTCTGCGACTGTCTAACCGATTAACAAATGAATTAGAAGTATTACCTTTTCGAAATGAGGTGCCTGACGTGCTATCATTTATTGTGTTGTATGGAGGTGATTATGACCAAAGTTCCGGTAGATAATGTGCCCCGTTATGCAACGGTTAAGATACTTCTCGTTGAGGATCTGGAAAGCGATGCAGAACTTGCAAAGCTAGAGATCTCGAGAGGGCTTGCAGACTGGTGCGATTCGCTGGAATTTCGGAAGGTCGATAACAGGAAGGATTTTCTCGATGCGATCGAGAACTTCAAGCCGGACTTGATAGTCTCCGATTACATGATGCCGCTTTTCAACGGCATGGAAGTAATAACCCTTACCCTGGAACATACTCCCGAGACACCAATTGTGATTCTAACAGGTTCTATGAATGAAGAAACTGCTGTCAACTGCATGAAGGCCGGTGCGGCAGACTACGTGATTAAAGAGCACATGACCAGGCTTCCCTTCGCGGTCAAAGAGGCGATCAACAGAAAGAAAGAGATATTACTGAGGGCAGAAGCGGAAAGCGCTCTGGAAGAGAGTGAGAAGAAGTTCAGACTAATAGCGGAGAAGGCCAACGATCTGGTCTACAGGTATGAACTTTATCCGGAGCGGAGATTCTCGTACGTAAGTCCCTCGGCCACGAAGATAACCGGCTACACTCCTGAAGACCATTACTCGAATCCGAATCTTGGCTTCGAGCTGGTTCACCCTGACGATCGAGAGGTACTTGCCGCTCTCACGCAGCAAGTTGGTGAAGCTCCAATTCTACTGAGATGGATAAAGAAGAGCGGAGATGTCATCTGGTGCGAGCAGATGAACGTACCTGTTTACGATGACGCAGGTCAGCTTATCGCGATCGAAGGTATTGCCAGGGACGTAACAGAGCGTCAGAAAGCGAGCGAGGACCTGAAAGCCGCATTTCATTCAATAGTTAGTGTTCTTTCCGACATGCTGAATCTTAAGGATCCCTACACTCAGTTCCACGAGAAGAATGTGGCAAAGCTTTCCCTTGAAATAGGCGCGGCAATGGGCCTGGACGAGTCTACACTTGAATCCATTAGGGTTTCGGCAATGGTTCACGACATTGGAAAGATTGTCGTCCCCACGGAGATACTCTCTAAACCAGGAATTTTGAGCGATATTGAGTTCGAGATGATAAAGAGACACCCCGAAACGGCATACGAAATCCTCCATAAGGTGGACCTGCCCTGGCCGGTCGCGGAGATAGTGTATCAGCATCACGAGCGTCTTGACGGTTCCGGTTATCCCAGGCATCTGAAGGATGGAGAGATCTTGCTGGAAGCAAAAATAATTATGGTCGCCGATGTCTTCGAGGCAATGAGCTCACACAGACCATACAGGGCTGCTCTGGGCTTTGAAGCGGCACTGGAAGAGATAAATAAGAATGCTGGAAAGCTTTACGACCCCGAGATCGTGAGAGTCTGCTCATCAATAATCGAATCAGGCTTCAAATTCTGAGATTCTTTCCCTCGACTCGATACTCCTAGAGCAACTTGCCGTCTTCCCTCACCAGCGCATCTATTACCTTCTCAATTGTGATTCTCAGAGAACAGCCCCTGCTTTCCATTCGGAGCAAAGGGATGTATGCAGGAATCATAAGCGAAAAAAAATAGAAGCCGCCTCTGATGGGCGGCAAAGAATAGAAGATGCTTTCGTGAAAATAAAAGGCGTTCAAAATTATGATATCATCTGCCGTCCCACAAACCAATCAATTGTAGAAACCAATTGATTAAAAGATCAATAAGAATTGATTATGCTTTCCGGAAGGCTCTCTACTGATTCACCCCTTCAGGAGAAGACTTTACCCTCCATAAGAATTAGAATATATTAGAGTATAATAGAATAAGTTAGTTTGAATTGGAATAGAAGGGAATAGAATGGTTGAGATGGGTGGAACGAAGTATTACGACACGAAGGAAGTTTCGGAGATTCTAGATTGCACTCCCTGGACGATTAGAAAATGGATTAACGACGGAACCCTAAAGGCCTCGAAGCTAGGCCGGCGATACTTCATTGACGAATGGACATTGCAGAAAAAGCTCGACTGGAGAGAGAAATC includes these proteins:
- a CDS encoding HD domain-containing phosphohydrolase, with product MTKVPVDNVPRYATVKILLVEDLESDAELAKLEISRGLADWCDSLEFRKVDNRKDFLDAIENFKPDLIVSDYMMPLFNGMEVITLTLEHTPETPIVILTGSMNEETAVNCMKAGAADYVIKEHMTRLPFAVKEAINRKKEILLRAEAESALEESEKKFRLIAEKANDLVYRYELYPERRFSYVSPSATKITGYTPEDHYSNPNLGFELVHPDDREVLAALTQQVGEAPILLRWIKKSGDVIWCEQMNVPVYDDAGQLIAIEGIARDVTERQKASEDLKAAFHSIVSVLSDMLNLKDPYTQFHEKNVAKLSLEIGAAMGLDESTLESIRVSAMVHDIGKIVVPTEILSKPGILSDIEFEMIKRHPETAYEILHKVDLPWPVAEIVYQHHERLDGSGYPRHLKDGEILLEAKIIMVADVFEAMSSHRPYRAALGFEAALEEINKNAGKLYDPEIVRVCSSIIESGFKF
- a CDS encoding helix-turn-helix domain-containing protein — encoded protein: MVEMGGTKYYDTKEVSEILDCTPWTIRKWINDGTLKASKLGRRYFIDEWTLQKKLDWREKSGEGFSSGQTPTVNKRKRMDEMRNSGWKNAKFEELPEGKYAILDEDGTRIGTLIREQD